In one window of Pseudomonas sp. IAC-BECa141 DNA:
- a CDS encoding LysE family translocator has protein sequence MIPLQDLLIFAAAALLMVLTPGPNMIYLISRSICQGRKAGVTSLVGVVAGFFVHMFAAAAGLTAVFLAVPMAYEVLKWAGALYLLLLAWQAVKPGARSPFEVQALPADSSRKLITMGFLTSALNPKIAVFYLSVFPQFITPEHGSVFSQSIILGLTQISVSFSVNLLIALSAAGIASWFVNNPTWLAVQRYFMGFVLGALAVRLMLEQRKAA, from the coding sequence ATGATCCCGCTTCAAGACCTGCTGATTTTTGCCGCCGCCGCGCTGCTGATGGTACTGACGCCGGGGCCGAACATGATCTACCTGATCTCCCGTTCGATCTGTCAGGGCCGCAAGGCCGGGGTCACGTCGCTGGTGGGCGTGGTGGCCGGGTTCTTCGTGCATATGTTCGCGGCGGCAGCCGGTTTGACGGCTGTGTTTCTCGCGGTCCCGATGGCTTATGAGGTGTTGAAGTGGGCCGGCGCGCTGTACCTGTTGTTGCTGGCCTGGCAGGCAGTGAAACCCGGCGCCCGCTCGCCATTCGAGGTGCAGGCATTGCCGGCGGACTCGTCGCGCAAGCTCATCACCATGGGGTTTCTCACCAGCGCGCTGAACCCGAAAATCGCGGTGTTCTACCTCTCGGTGTTTCCGCAGTTCATCACGCCGGAGCACGGCTCGGTGTTCAGCCAGAGCATCATTCTCGGCCTGACCCAGATCAGCGTCAGTTTCAGCGTCAACCTGTTGATCGCCCTGTCGGCGGCCGGTATCGCGTCGTGGTTCGTCAACAACCCGACCTGGCTGGCGGTGCAGCGTTATTTCATGGGCTTTGTGCTGGGCGCACTGGCCGTGCGGCTGATGCTTGAACAACGCAAGGCCGCCTGA
- a CDS encoding NUDIX hydrolase, with amino-acid sequence MSTANNSTIRIAAALLLNPDGQTLLVRKRDTTAFMQPGGKIEAHELPVHALARELEEELGLLIDPAQASFLGQFSAPAANEPGFVVQAEIFQLTIDARVSPAAEIEEVIWIDPATDGNVVLAPLTRDLILPFYRASLTAIA; translated from the coding sequence ATGTCAACCGCAAATAATTCCACGATCCGCATCGCTGCCGCGCTGCTGCTCAACCCCGACGGCCAGACCCTGCTGGTGCGCAAGCGCGACACCACGGCGTTCATGCAGCCCGGCGGCAAAATCGAAGCCCATGAGCTGCCGGTGCATGCGCTGGCCCGTGAGCTGGAAGAAGAACTGGGACTGCTGATCGATCCGGCGCAGGCGAGTTTTCTCGGCCAGTTCTCGGCACCCGCCGCCAACGAGCCGGGATTCGTCGTGCAGGCCGAGATCTTTCAGCTGACCATCGACGCCAGGGTGTCTCCGGCCGCCGAGATCGAAGAGGTGATCTGGATCGACCCGGCCACCGACGGCAATGTCGTTCTCGCCCCATTGACACGTGACCTGATCCTGCCGTTTTATCGAGCCTCGCTGACCGCGATCGCCTGA
- a CDS encoding APC family permease has product MARLQRTLSLGSVVLFGIAYMTPIIVLGTFGILAQSTAGMVPAAYLAALVAMFFTAMSYGRMAAAFPVAGSAYSYVRKAISPKLGFIAGWAVLLDYLFLPMAIWLIGAAYLASAFPSIPQWIWVLAFIGITSAINIIGLKLANGINALLMLVQFLVLIAFVALCVHYVGGDASTPLWSIKPFFNGDMQMPLIMSGAAIACYSFLGFDAVSTLTEETRDPRRTIPRAIMLITLIGGLIFVGVSYFVQVAHPSFQFDSVDSAAYEIARNIGGDLFVSIFLIGLIVGQFASGLSAQASGSRLLFAMGRDGVLPKSFFGTLHERFGTPVNSILLCAVVALLALKLDVTTSTSFINFGAFLAFSLVNLSVIFHYWIGGEKKGLRELMLFLVFPFIGLAADLWLMVSLDHLALYLGLSWLAIGVVYLAVLTGGFRRQPPEMDFQEAA; this is encoded by the coding sequence ATGGCTCGTTTGCAACGCACCCTTTCGCTGGGGTCGGTGGTGCTGTTCGGCATCGCCTACATGACGCCGATCATTGTCCTCGGTACGTTCGGCATCCTCGCCCAGTCCACCGCCGGCATGGTGCCCGCCGCGTATCTGGCGGCGCTGGTGGCGATGTTTTTCACCGCCATGAGTTATGGCCGCATGGCCGCCGCGTTCCCGGTGGCGGGCTCGGCCTACAGCTACGTGCGCAAGGCCATCAGCCCGAAACTCGGCTTCATCGCCGGGTGGGCGGTGCTGCTCGATTATCTGTTTCTGCCGATGGCGATCTGGCTGATCGGCGCCGCATACCTCGCGTCGGCCTTCCCGTCGATCCCGCAGTGGATCTGGGTGCTGGCGTTCATCGGCATCACCAGCGCAATCAACATCATCGGCCTGAAACTGGCCAACGGCATCAACGCCTTGCTGATGCTGGTGCAGTTCCTGGTGCTGATCGCCTTTGTCGCGCTGTGCGTGCACTACGTCGGTGGCGATGCCAGCACGCCGCTGTGGTCGATCAAACCGTTCTTCAATGGCGACATGCAGATGCCGCTGATCATGAGCGGGGCCGCCATCGCCTGCTACTCGTTTCTCGGTTTCGACGCGGTCAGCACCCTCACCGAAGAAACCCGTGATCCACGCCGCACCATTCCTCGGGCAATCATGTTGATCACCCTGATCGGCGGGCTGATTTTCGTCGGCGTGTCGTACTTCGTGCAGGTCGCCCATCCATCGTTTCAGTTCGACAGCGTCGACTCGGCGGCCTACGAAATTGCGCGCAATATCGGTGGCGACCTGTTCGTGTCGATCTTCCTGATCGGCCTGATCGTCGGTCAGTTCGCCTCGGGCCTGTCGGCGCAGGCCAGCGGTTCGCGATTGTTGTTTGCGATGGGCCGTGACGGTGTGCTGCCCAAGTCGTTTTTCGGCACCTTGCACGAGCGCTTCGGTACGCCGGTCAACAGCATCCTGCTGTGTGCGGTGGTGGCTTTGCTGGCGCTGAAGCTCGACGTGACCACCTCGACTTCGTTCATCAACTTCGGCGCGTTCCTGGCGTTCAGCCTGGTCAATCTGTCGGTGATTTTTCACTACTGGATCGGCGGCGAGAAAAAAGGCCTGCGCGAGCTGATGCTGTTTCTGGTCTTCCCGTTCATCGGCCTGGCGGCGGACTTGTGGCTTATGGTCAGCCTCGATCACCTGGCGCTGTATCTGGGCCTGAGCTGGCTGGCGATTGGTGTGGTGTATCTGGCGGTGCTGACCGGCGGGTTCCGTCGTCAGCCGCCGGAAATGGATTTCCAGGAAGCGGCCTGA
- a CDS encoding carbon-nitrogen hydrolase family protein, whose amino-acid sequence MKVELAQLAGRDKDTAYNLERALAAIAACATDTQLIVFPETHLMGFPTADTVAQVAEPVDGPTVSAVQAAARERNLAVVIGMAENDDGRFYNTTLLITPEGIALKYRKTHLWASDRGVFEAGDRYATCLWNGVRVGLLICYDIEFPESARALAQLGAQMLIVTNGNMDPYGPTHRTAIMARAQENQAFALMVNRVEAGDDGLMFAGGSALVDPLGTVLFEAGREEGRFSVELDFDQLALARKDYRYLDDQRLKLPGEVVEHASGVRELLIP is encoded by the coding sequence ATGAAAGTCGAACTCGCCCAACTGGCGGGCCGTGACAAAGACACGGCGTACAACCTCGAACGCGCCCTCGCCGCGATTGCGGCCTGCGCCACCGACACGCAATTGATCGTGTTCCCCGAGACCCACCTGATGGGCTTCCCGACCGCTGACACCGTGGCGCAGGTCGCCGAACCGGTCGACGGCCCGACCGTCAGCGCCGTGCAGGCCGCCGCCCGTGAACGCAACCTGGCGGTGGTGATCGGCATGGCCGAGAACGATGACGGCCGCTTCTACAACACCACGCTGCTGATCACCCCCGAAGGTATCGCCCTGAAATACCGCAAGACCCACCTCTGGGCGTCGGATCGTGGTGTGTTCGAAGCGGGTGATCGATATGCAACGTGTTTGTGGAACGGTGTGCGGGTCGGTCTGCTGATCTGTTACGACATCGAGTTCCCGGAATCGGCCCGCGCCCTGGCGCAACTGGGGGCGCAGATGTTGATCGTGACCAACGGCAACATGGACCCGTACGGCCCGACCCACCGCACTGCGATCATGGCCCGGGCTCAGGAAAACCAGGCGTTTGCGTTGATGGTCAACCGCGTGGAAGCCGGGGATGACGGGTTGATGTTTGCCGGCGGCAGTGCGCTGGTGGATCCGCTGGGAACGGTGCTGTTCGAGGCCGGGCGTGAGGAGGGGCGGTTCAGCGTTGAGCTGGATTTCGACCAGTTGGCGCTGGCGCGCAAGGATTATCGCTATCTGGATGATCAGCGATTGAAGTTGCCGGGGGAGGTGGTCGAGCACGCGTCGGGAGTACGAGAGCTGCTGATCCCTTGA
- a CDS encoding helix-turn-helix transcriptional regulator → MTVSFDDITWHRAVGQLIDALDKPNFWAQLVRLLDQYVTFDSWVALLFSADRHPQVFAECPGADGSPDQLFQDYLRGLYLLDPFYIACREQSRTGLYRLSEVAPEHFELTEYYQRYFRLNVVADEIQFNCQLEGDRTLCLSLGSQQRFTGEQIALLSLIQPWVLGLLRQRLPYEINETVALAPAPAQPDWRVQLEASVQQLKGAQLTARELDVGRLMLSGCSSKEIARKLEISVETVKVHKKHMYSKLGIKSQSELFSIFLQAQNA, encoded by the coding sequence ATGACTGTTTCGTTTGACGACATCACCTGGCACCGCGCCGTCGGGCAGTTGATCGACGCCCTCGACAAGCCGAATTTCTGGGCGCAGCTGGTACGCCTGCTCGACCAGTACGTCACGTTCGATAGCTGGGTGGCGCTGCTGTTCAGCGCCGACCGTCACCCGCAGGTGTTCGCCGAATGCCCCGGTGCCGACGGCAGTCCCGACCAGCTGTTTCAGGATTATCTGCGCGGGTTGTACCTGCTCGATCCGTTCTACATCGCCTGCCGCGAGCAATCGCGTACCGGGTTGTATCGCCTGTCGGAGGTCGCGCCGGAGCACTTCGAACTGACCGAGTATTACCAGCGATACTTTCGTCTGAATGTGGTGGCCGACGAAATCCAGTTCAATTGCCAGCTCGAAGGCGACCGCACGCTGTGTCTGTCACTGGGCAGCCAGCAGCGCTTCACCGGCGAGCAGATTGCCCTGCTGTCGCTGATCCAGCCGTGGGTGCTCGGCCTGTTGCGCCAGCGCCTGCCTTATGAAATCAACGAAACCGTGGCCCTCGCCCCGGCGCCTGCGCAACCGGACTGGCGGGTGCAGCTCGAAGCGTCGGTGCAGCAACTCAAGGGCGCGCAGCTGACCGCCCGGGAGCTGGACGTCGGGCGCCTGATGCTCAGCGGTTGCTCCAGTAAAGAAATCGCCCGTAAGCTGGAAATCTCTGTTGAAACCGTGAAAGTCCATAAGAAACACATGTACAGCAAGCTGGGGATCAAATCCCAGTCGGAGCTGTTTTCGATCTTTCTGCAGGCGCAGAACGCCTGA
- a CDS encoding FMN-binding glutamate synthase family protein produces the protein MSLSLLSRYAFFAVCVIFTLASLPFLEHDWLWPITAVTGVLSLIGLFDLMQSPHAVRRNYPILGNIRYLVEGIRPEIRQYLLESDSDALPFSRAQRSLVYSRAKNETADKPFGTLIDVYQSGFEFIGHSMRPAPLSDPSSFRVTVGGPQCTQPYSASVFNISAMSFGSLSANAIRALNQGAKLGNFAHDTGEGSISPYHREHGGDLTWELGSGYFGCRTSDGRFDPERFAAQAQTPQVRMIEIKMSQGAKPGHGGILPKHKVTQEIADTRGILMGEDCISPSRHSAFSTPIEMMNFIQQLRELSGGKPVGFKFCLGHPWEFMGIAKAMLETGILPDFIVVDGKEGGTGAAPVEFTDHIGVPMREGLLFVHNTLVGLNLRDKIKLGASGKIVSAFDIASVLAIGADWANSARGFMFAIGCIQSQSCHTNKCPTGVATQDTLRQRALVVPDKAQRVYNFHRNTLKALAEMLAAAGLDHPSQLSAKHLVRRMSATEIKLFSQLHVFLKPGELLTGEVNGEFYSRMWQMARADSFEPQEVVAA, from the coding sequence ATGAGCCTGTCACTCCTGAGCCGCTACGCCTTCTTTGCCGTCTGCGTGATTTTCACCCTCGCCAGCCTGCCCTTTCTCGAACACGACTGGCTGTGGCCGATCACCGCCGTCACCGGCGTATTGAGCCTGATCGGTCTGTTCGACCTGATGCAGAGCCCGCACGCGGTGCGCCGCAATTACCCGATCCTGGGCAACATCCGTTATCTGGTCGAGGGGATTCGCCCGGAAATCCGCCAGTACCTGCTGGAATCCGACAGCGACGCCCTGCCCTTCTCTCGCGCCCAGCGTTCGCTGGTGTATTCGCGAGCGAAGAATGAAACCGCCGACAAGCCGTTCGGCACCCTGATCGACGTCTACCAATCCGGCTTCGAATTCATCGGTCATTCGATGCGCCCGGCACCGTTGAGCGACCCGAGCAGCTTTCGCGTCACCGTCGGTGGCCCGCAGTGCACCCAGCCTTACTCGGCATCGGTGTTCAACATCTCGGCCATGAGTTTTGGCTCCCTCAGCGCCAACGCGATCCGCGCGCTGAACCAAGGCGCCAAACTCGGCAACTTCGCTCACGACACCGGCGAAGGCAGCATCAGCCCCTATCACCGCGAACACGGCGGCGACCTGACCTGGGAACTGGGCAGCGGCTATTTCGGCTGCCGCACCAGCGACGGCCGTTTCGACCCGGAACGTTTCGCCGCCCAGGCGCAGACCCCGCAGGTGCGGATGATCGAAATCAAGATGAGCCAGGGCGCCAAACCCGGTCACGGCGGCATTCTGCCCAAGCACAAGGTGACCCAGGAAATCGCCGACACCCGCGGCATCCTGATGGGCGAAGACTGCATCTCGCCGTCGCGCCACAGCGCGTTTTCCACGCCGATCGAGATGATGAATTTCATCCAGCAGCTGCGTGAACTGTCCGGCGGCAAACCGGTGGGCTTCAAGTTCTGCCTCGGCCATCCGTGGGAGTTCATGGGCATCGCCAAGGCCATGCTGGAGACCGGCATCCTGCCGGACTTCATCGTGGTCGACGGCAAGGAAGGCGGCACCGGCGCCGCCCCGGTGGAGTTCACCGACCACATCGGCGTGCCGATGCGCGAAGGCCTGCTGTTTGTCCACAACACCCTGGTGGGGCTGAATCTGCGCGACAAGATCAAGCTCGGCGCCAGCGGCAAGATCGTCAGCGCCTTCGACATCGCCAGCGTGCTCGCCATCGGCGCCGACTGGGCCAACTCGGCGCGCGGCTTCATGTTCGCCATCGGCTGCATCCAGTCGCAAAGCTGCCACACCAACAAATGTCCGACCGGCGTCGCCACCCAGGACACCCTGCGCCAGCGTGCGCTGGTGGTGCCGGACAAGGCCCAGCGGGTCTACAACTTTCACCGCAATACGCTCAAGGCGCTGGCGGAAATGCTCGCCGCCGCCGGCCTCGACCATCCGTCGCAACTCTCGGCCAAGCATTTGGTACGGCGCATGTCGGCGACCGAGATCAAACTGTTTTCACAGCTGCACGTGTTCCTGAAACCGGGGGAGTTGCTCACCGGGGAAGTGAACGGCGAGTTCTATTCGCGGATGTGGCAGATGGCGCGGGCGGACAGTTTTGAACCGCAGGAAGTCGTAGCTGCTTGA
- a CDS encoding glycosyltransferase family 39 protein, giving the protein MKSLASVAASAGFTSLRIDRLALLAVVFLALIVRFYAIDVPSIWYDEAYSLLLARETPARILALTALDVHPPLYYVLLHYWVMLWGEGALPARAMSALADVGTLLLCVRLMSLISTRRATWIAALLLALLPLSAGYSQEARMYTLLGFWLIGATMALVCWTRAPEKKRFAISYVLLMVAAFYTHYFAFLCVAIHWLFWWKTCSELQDKAIGGRAWILANGMIVLLYVPWLPVLTDQLLSRPDFGWIAPLTWQSVFTLIWQITGTSESVSWATWWRVWPSVFIIACAFTVLMQHRDSRRYAWLLVGYFFIPLLFLLAISLVKPAFILRYFYFAAIALPLIVAVAIDKWWHRRRILALLLMAAFLLGELQGVADLSRRRNNSAGMEALAIALNAQSRSGDEIVFDNLYWYLPFANYNKTGISPKIFVGMTSVRLSGYPDRSGWALIPAPQQSMLIDDDSIRALDAKRVWWVAHKSNAKDLSLFSNQWIKIRSLDGGDIEARLFVHK; this is encoded by the coding sequence ATGAAAAGCCTTGCGAGCGTTGCGGCCTCCGCGGGGTTCACTTCCTTGAGGATCGACAGACTGGCCCTTCTGGCGGTTGTATTCCTCGCCCTGATCGTGCGGTTTTACGCCATCGATGTGCCGAGTATCTGGTATGACGAGGCCTACAGTCTGTTGCTCGCACGCGAAACGCCAGCGCGCATTTTGGCACTGACTGCGCTGGATGTTCATCCTCCACTGTATTACGTGCTGCTGCATTACTGGGTGATGTTGTGGGGGGAGGGAGCACTGCCGGCCCGGGCGATGAGTGCGCTGGCGGATGTGGGAACGCTGTTGTTGTGTGTCAGGTTGATGAGCCTGATTTCCACGCGCCGGGCCACCTGGATTGCTGCGTTGCTGCTGGCGTTGCTGCCGTTATCCGCCGGCTACAGTCAGGAGGCCCGAATGTACACCCTGCTGGGGTTTTGGCTGATTGGCGCAACGATGGCTCTGGTGTGTTGGACACGGGCACCCGAAAAAAAACGGTTTGCGATTTCCTATGTTTTATTGATGGTTGCTGCGTTCTATACGCATTACTTTGCGTTCCTGTGCGTGGCCATTCATTGGCTTTTCTGGTGGAAAACGTGCTCCGAACTCCAAGACAAGGCAATTGGGGGGCGTGCCTGGATTCTGGCTAACGGCATGATCGTTCTACTGTATGTGCCCTGGCTGCCTGTACTGACTGATCAACTGCTCAGCCGACCGGATTTCGGCTGGATAGCGCCGCTCACCTGGCAATCGGTATTTACCCTCATATGGCAAATAACCGGTACGAGCGAGTCAGTAAGCTGGGCGACATGGTGGCGAGTCTGGCCGTCTGTTTTTATCATCGCCTGCGCGTTTACCGTACTGATGCAACATCGTGACTCACGACGGTATGCCTGGCTTTTGGTGGGATATTTCTTTATTCCATTGCTGTTTTTGCTAGCGATTTCCCTGGTGAAACCAGCGTTTATCCTCCGCTACTTTTACTTTGCAGCTATCGCGCTTCCATTGATCGTTGCGGTGGCTATTGATAAGTGGTGGCATCGTCGACGGATACTTGCCTTGCTGCTCATGGCAGCGTTTCTACTGGGCGAACTCCAGGGAGTGGCAGACCTCTCCAGGCGTCGAAACAACAGTGCAGGGATGGAGGCACTGGCGATTGCCTTGAATGCCCAGAGCCGTTCAGGCGACGAGATCGTGTTTGACAATCTGTATTGGTATTTGCCGTTCGCGAACTACAACAAAACGGGCATATCACCAAAGATTTTTGTAGGGATGACAAGTGTACGGCTTTCCGGATATCCGGATCGTTCGGGATGGGCGCTGATCCCGGCACCGCAACAATCAATGCTGATTGATGATGATTCGATAAGGGCGCTGGATGCAAAACGAGTGTGGTGGGTCGCGCACAAATCGAATGCCAAAGATCTCTCTTTGTTCTCGAACCAATGGATCAAGATTCGGAGCCTTGACGGAGGTGATATCGAAGCCCGCTTGTTTGTTCACAAGTGA
- a CDS encoding GtrA family protein: protein MRILWKGFSAQTAIGFGGMLIHWQIFFVLTSAVQATQSASNFAAFCIAAAFSFYMNALYTFETGTSVLAYLGFMSVMGVLSYGTGEFGDARNLPGLATVSVFSLLNLLLGYCFFRFVLFRRRQT, encoded by the coding sequence ATGAGAATCTTGTGGAAAGGGTTTTCCGCACAAACGGCCATCGGCTTCGGCGGCATGTTGATTCACTGGCAGATTTTTTTCGTGTTGACCAGCGCCGTTCAGGCGACTCAGTCGGCAAGTAACTTCGCCGCGTTTTGTATCGCCGCCGCCTTCTCGTTTTACATGAACGCGCTCTACACATTCGAGACTGGAACGTCAGTGTTGGCCTATCTGGGCTTCATGAGCGTGATGGGCGTTTTGAGTTATGGCACAGGTGAGTTCGGTGATGCGCGGAATTTGCCGGGACTGGCGACGGTGTCCGTGTTTTCGCTGTTGAATCTGTTGCTGGGGTACTGCTTTTTCCGGTTTGTGCTGTTTCGGCGGCGTCAGACATGA
- a CDS encoding glucosyltransferase domain-containing protein, which produces MRISDFLVRELGRRQVVQFFLLATMLYILPLILVDFPYIDDNWRTLAAGNAWARQGRLFMDWFYQALTFTGAAPNIFPLPLLLATVAMSFALTRLTFHYFPEPTLACCLVPLPLWYNPFLLQNLSYQYDGAGMALSLVAVIYAITFGGASRIQRWLVPSVLLALAIGLYQISLNVFLGLCCVELLRNVHRRVPWGELWCRSGWRLAQLLLGVSIYAVTAYPFTDSTRTELLNLSADPLLQISINVGRVMEKVALLFHSGYTAVFVVLLLCALFGGVRMGRQICLRQEPPAKGLLLSCGCLLTLPLVVLLIPGMTLLFRDFNEGARTLMGFGVLLMLLFYLACTGLTSLHSRLPLLLAIPLLATLSLSFAYGRVLTMEKTFANSALYSLSHDISSHRELRDAKRIYMSVTYSDRWLASATGTFKQLPVLRYLLNIDYFMLAENLPSTGITNVVAERERRNATRVGYQGFPALVDRLYYRIYLIGDYGFIVMKEPPHGRLLQW; this is translated from the coding sequence ATGAGGATCAGCGATTTTCTCGTACGAGAACTCGGCCGCCGTCAGGTCGTGCAGTTCTTTCTGCTCGCCACAATGCTGTACATCCTGCCGCTGATCCTCGTCGACTTTCCCTACATCGACGACAACTGGCGCACCCTCGCTGCTGGCAACGCCTGGGCGCGGCAGGGGCGGTTGTTCATGGACTGGTTTTATCAAGCGCTGACTTTCACTGGCGCTGCGCCGAACATTTTCCCGTTGCCGCTGTTGCTCGCCACGGTGGCCATGTCGTTCGCGCTGACCCGGCTGACCTTCCACTATTTCCCCGAACCGACGCTGGCCTGTTGTCTGGTGCCGTTGCCGCTCTGGTACAACCCGTTCCTGTTGCAGAACCTGTCCTATCAATACGACGGGGCCGGCATGGCGCTGAGTCTGGTCGCGGTGATCTACGCGATCACGTTTGGCGGCGCTTCACGCATTCAGCGCTGGCTGGTGCCGTCGGTGTTGCTGGCGCTGGCGATCGGGTTGTATCAGATCAGCCTGAATGTGTTTCTCGGGTTGTGCTGCGTGGAATTGCTGCGCAATGTTCATCGGCGAGTGCCGTGGGGTGAACTCTGGTGCCGGTCAGGCTGGCGGCTGGCGCAGCTGTTGCTGGGCGTGTCGATCTACGCGGTCACGGCCTATCCGTTCACGGATTCCACACGCACCGAATTGCTCAACCTCAGTGCTGATCCACTGCTGCAGATCAGCATCAATGTTGGCCGGGTCATGGAGAAGGTGGCGCTGCTGTTTCACAGTGGCTACACAGCAGTGTTCGTCGTATTACTTCTGTGCGCATTGTTCGGTGGTGTACGGATGGGACGGCAAATTTGCCTGCGCCAGGAACCACCCGCAAAGGGCCTGCTCCTGAGCTGTGGCTGTCTGCTGACTTTGCCGCTGGTTGTGCTGCTGATACCGGGGATGACGCTGCTGTTTCGCGACTTCAATGAAGGTGCGCGTACCCTGATGGGGTTCGGCGTGCTGCTGATGTTGCTGTTCTATCTGGCCTGTACCGGATTGACGTCGCTGCACTCGCGGCTGCCCCTGTTGTTGGCGATTCCGCTTTTGGCCACGTTGTCGCTGTCCTTCGCTTACGGGCGAGTACTGACGATGGAAAAGACCTTCGCCAACAGTGCTCTCTACAGCCTCAGTCACGACATTTCTTCCCATCGCGAACTGCGCGACGCCAAACGGATTTATATGTCGGTCACTTACTCCGATCGCTGGCTGGCAAGTGCGACGGGCACGTTCAAACAGTTACCGGTACTGCGCTATCTGCTGAATATCGACTACTTCATGCTCGCGGAAAACCTGCCGTCGACCGGCATCACCAACGTGGTTGCCGAGCGCGAGCGGCGCAACGCCACCCGCGTCGGCTATCAGGGGTTTCCAGCCTTGGTTGATCGACTCTATTACCGCATCTATCTGATCGGTGATTACGGTTTCATCGTCATGAAGGAGCCGCCCCATGGCCGCTTGCTGCAATGGTGA
- a CDS encoding amino acid permease, with protein MPVGNPPPHGETAQGGPLKRELGERHIRLMALGACIGVGLFLGSAKAIEMAGPAIMLSYIIGGLAILVIMRALGEMAVHNPVAGSFSRYAQDYLGPLAGFLTGWNYWFLWLVTCVAEITAVAVYMGIWFPDVPRWIWALAALVSMGSINLIAVKAFGEFEFWFALIKIVTIIAMVLGGIGIIAFGFGNDGVALGISNLWAHGGFMPNGVTGVLMSLQMVMFAYLGVEMIGLTAGEAKNPHKTIPNAIGSVFWRILLFYVGALFVILSIYPWNEIGTQGSPFVMTFERLGIKTAAGIINFVVITAALSSCNGGIFSTGRMLYSLAQNGQAPAGFARTSGNGVPRRALLLSIFALLLGVLLNYLVPEKVFVWVTSIATFGAIWTWVMILLAQLKFRKGLSASERAGLKYKMWLFPVSSYLALAFLVLVVGLMAYFPDTRVALYVGPAFLVLLTVLFYVFKLQPKDSVQGAMRSAS; from the coding sequence ATGCCAGTCGGCAATCCCCCGCCCCATGGCGAAACCGCTCAAGGCGGCCCGCTCAAACGCGAACTCGGTGAACGGCATATTCGCCTGATGGCGCTCGGCGCCTGCATCGGTGTCGGCCTGTTTCTCGGTTCGGCCAAGGCCATCGAAATGGCCGGCCCGGCGATCATGCTGTCTTACATCATCGGCGGTCTGGCGATCCTGGTGATCATGCGCGCCCTCGGTGAAATGGCCGTGCACAACCCGGTCGCCGGTTCTTTCAGCCGTTATGCACAGGATTATCTCGGTCCGCTGGCGGGCTTTCTGACCGGCTGGAACTACTGGTTCCTGTGGCTGGTGACCTGCGTCGCCGAAATCACGGCGGTGGCGGTGTACATGGGCATCTGGTTCCCCGATGTGCCGCGCTGGATCTGGGCGCTGGCGGCACTGGTCAGCATGGGTTCGATCAACCTGATCGCGGTGAAGGCCTTCGGTGAATTCGAGTTCTGGTTCGCCCTGATCAAGATCGTCACCATCATCGCCATGGTGCTCGGCGGCATCGGCATCATCGCTTTCGGCTTCGGCAACGACGGTGTGGCGCTGGGGATTTCCAATCTGTGGGCCCACGGCGGCTTCATGCCCAACGGCGTGACGGGCGTGTTGATGTCCCTGCAAATGGTGATGTTCGCCTACCTCGGTGTGGAAATGATCGGCCTGACCGCCGGCGAAGCGAAGAACCCGCACAAGACCATCCCGAATGCGATCGGCTCGGTGTTCTGGCGCATCCTGCTGTTCTACGTCGGCGCACTGTTCGTGATTCTGTCGATCTATCCGTGGAACGAAATCGGCACCCAGGGCAGTCCGTTCGTGATGACCTTTGAACGTCTGGGCATCAAGACTGCCGCCGGCATCATCAACTTCGTGGTGATCACCGCCGCGCTGTCGTCTTGCAACGGCGGCATCTTCAGTACCGGGCGCATGCTCTACAGCCTGGCGCAGAACGGCCAGGCGCCGGCCGGCTTCGCTCGCACCTCGGGCAACGGCGTACCGCGTCGGGCATTGCTGCTGTCGATCTTCGCCCTGCTGCTGGGCGTGCTGCTGAATTATCTGGTGCCGGAAAAGGTCTTCGTCTGGGTGACTTCGATTGCTACCTTCGGCGCGATCTGGACCTGGGTGATGATCCTGCTGGCCCAGTTGAAATTCCGCAAAGGCCTGAGCGCCAGCGAACGTGCAGGTCTCAAGTACAAGATGTGGCTGTTCCCGGTCAGCTCGTATCTGGCGCTGGCGTTCCTGGTGCTGGTGGTCGGCCTGATGGCGTATTTCCCGGACACTCGCGTGGCGCTGTATGTAGGCCCGGCGTTCCTGGTCCTGCTGACCGTTCTGTTCTACGTGTTCAAGTTGCAACCAAAGGATTCGGTACAGGGCGCGATGCGTTCGGCTTCGTAA